A section of the Phacochoerus africanus isolate WHEZ1 chromosome 4, ROS_Pafr_v1, whole genome shotgun sequence genome encodes:
- the PRR33 gene encoding proline-rich protein 33: protein MLISAASVAPETAGPGPQGSPGPPPPLLPKPGKDNLRLQKLLRKAARKKTGRAGPAAPPGAFRTALSPVSEASHDPETPAPCPAQAPQAEAPLPRSPHTPVIHHVASPLQRSTFSFGLTERRSLASHFKAGGPQRAAPAPEPARSPSGLTQVPAPAARGTHISQVHIRLAPSPRARTPELPQTALDGGLGGRDQDNDAPCPPGAQPLIPVAHIRPLPIGAQAASPCPEAPPVPRPPPGFQASVPREASTRVVVPIAPTYRSPGPSPEAGRLEEPPMADPAAEAEQVSSPHGASARAPPSGPHPCPVPKVAPKPWLSGWTRLKKQLLEEAKEPSFLGPEQSPPGPSHQSPGPAEQGVMAPPSPAPRPPASRASRMWDAVLYRMSVAESRGAQAGPRDGASTLGGLGRLPFLCRPRFNARKLQEAASRPPPVIHPILDLSPQPKNFNRTAAGWRLQ, encoded by the coding sequence ATGCTCATCTCGGCCGCCTCCGTGGCCCCTGAGACGGCGGGCCCGGGCCCCCAGGGCTCCCCCgggccccccccgcccctgctgccCAAGCCTGGGAAGGACAACTTGCGTCTGCAGAAGCTCCTGAGGAAGGCGGCCCGGAAGAAGACGGGCAGGGCTGGGCCCGCTGCCCCTCCCGGGGCCTTCCGCACCGCCCTGTCCCCCGTGAGCGAGGCCAGCCACGACCCGGAGACCCCAGCCCcatgcccagcccaggccccgcAAGCGGAGGCCCCCCTGCCCcgctccccccacacccccgtcATCCACCACGTGGCCTCGCCCCTGCAGAGGTCCACCTTCTCCTTCGGCCTCACCGAACGCAGGAGCCTGGCTTCTCACTTCAAGGCCGGGGGGCCCCAGCGCGCGGCCCCGGCCCCAGAACCCGCCCGGTCCCCCAGCGGCCTCACCCAGGTGCCGGCCCCCGCCGCGAGGGGCACCCACATCAGCCAGGTGCACATCCGGCTGGCACCATCCCCGCGGGCCCGGACCCCGGAGCTCCCCCAGACGGCCCTGGATGGGGGGCTCGGCGGTCGGGATCAAGACAACGATGCCCCGTGCCCTCCTGGGGCTCAGCCCCTGATCCCAGTGGCCCACATCCGCCCACTGCCCATCGGGGCCCAGGCTGCCAGTCCCTGCCCTGAGGCGCCCCCTGTGCCCAGGCCGCCGCCCGGCTTCCAGGCCTCGGTGCCCAGAGAGGCCAGCACCCGTGTGGTGGTGCCCATCGCCCCCACCTACCGCTCTCCAGGACCCTCGCCCGAAGCAGGGCGCCTGGAGGAGCCCCCCATGGCTGACCCTGCTGCTGAAGCCGAACAGGTCTCCAGCCCCCACGGGGCCTCGGCCCGTGCCCCACCGTCAGGCCCTCACCCATGCCCTGTTCCCAAAGTGGCGCCCAAGCCCTGGCTGAGCGGCTGGACGCGCCTCAAGAAGCAGCTGCTAGAGGAGGCGAAGGAGCCCTCCTTCCTGGGGCCGGAGCAGAGCCCCCCAGGGCCCTCACACCAGAGCCCAGGACCCGCGGAGCAAGGGGTGATGGCCCCTCCCAGCCCGGCACCCCGGCCTCCCGCCTCCCGGGCCTCCAGAATGTGGGACGCGGTGCTGTACCGTATGTCGGTGGCCGAGTCCCGTGGCGCCCAGGCGGGGCCCAGGGATGGGGCGAGCACCCTGGGCGGCCTCGGCCGCCTGCCCTTCCTCTGTCGGCCGCGCTTCAACGCCCGGAAGCTGCAGGAGGCGGCCTCCCGGCCCCCTCCTGTGATCCACCCTATCCTGGACCTAAGcccccagcccaagaacttcaACCGGACGGCAGCAGGCTGGAGGCTCCAGTGA
- the LSP1 gene encoding lymphocyte-specific protein 1 isoform X2, whose product MMSSPALLRRNSSKQGLESLLRLAAQWSLEDEEEAARERRRRERDRQLQDQDENEGGPGPEQPEQEKLLKPPDAPELDEDEGFGDWSQKPEQRRQHWGPGETSDSGDPLQGESPEGEQEEDRPGQHVCGSPARVCLEELCLSPDSELQEELGSEASEPRGPAGPVQGSPGLAETEEGDVQPQRCQQPRTPSPSVLEGTSPGSPPLSPSTKLIDRTESLHRSIQKSNSVKKSQPALPISKIDGRLEQYTQAIETAGRAHKLTRQPSIELPSMAVASTKSRWETGEVQAQSAAKPPSCKDIVAGDMSKKSLWEQKGGPKTSSTVKSTPSGKRYKFVAAGHGKYEKVLVDEGSVP is encoded by the exons ATGATGAGCAGCCCGGCGCTCCTGAGAAGGAATTCTAGCAAACAGGGCCTGGAGAGCCTCCTGAG GCTCGCCGCTCAGTGGAGcctggaggatgaggaggaggccGCCCGGGAGCGGCGCCGGCGCGAGAGGGACAGGCAGCTTCAGGACCAGGACGAGAATGAAGGCGGCCCGGGCCCAGAGCAGCCGGAGCAGGAGAAGCT CCTGAAGCCCCCCGATGCCCCCGAGCTGGATGAGGATGAAGGTTTCGGCGACTGGTCCCAGAAGCCGGAGCAGCGGCGGCAGCACTGGGGGCCCGGGGAGACCTCGGACAGCGGGGACCCCCTTCAGGGCGAGAGTCCGgaaggggagcaggaggaggacag GCCCGGCCAGCACGTCTGTGGGAGCCCAGCCCGGGTGTGTCTGGAGGAGCTGTGCCTGAGCCCCGACTCAGAGCTTCAGGAAGAGCTGGGATCAGAGGCCTCAGAGCCCAGAGGCCCCGCGGGACCCGTGCAGGGCAGCCCAGGCCTGGCAGAGACAGAGGAGGGGGACGTGCAG CCCCAGAGATGCCAGCAGCCCCGGACCCCCAGCCCCTCTGTCTTGGAGGGGACCTCACCAGGCTCCCCTCCCCTGAGCCCCAGCACCAAA ctcatCGACAGAACTGAGTCCCTACACCGCTCCATTCAGAAGAG TAACAGTGTGAAGAAgtcccagccagccctgcccatcTCCAAGATTGACGGGCGGCTGGAGCAATACACCCAGGCCATCGAG ACTGCTGGCCGGGCCCACAAGCTGACCCGTCAGCCATCTATTGAGCTGCCCAGCATGGCCGTGGCGAGCACCAAGAGCCGGTGGGAGACGGGCGAGGTGCAGGCTCAGTCCGCCGCCAAGCCCCCCTCCTGCAAG GATATTGTTGCTGGAGACATGAGCAAGAAGAGCCTCTGGGAGCAGAAAGGGGGCCCCAAGACTTCGTCGACGGTTAAG AGCACCCCATCTGGGAAGAGGTACAAATTCGTGGCCGCCGGACACGGGAAGTACGAGAAGGTGCTTGTGGACGAAGGCTCCGTGCCCTAG